In the genome of Hyphobacterium sp. CCMP332, one region contains:
- a CDS encoding 2-oxoacid:acceptor oxidoreductase family protein, which translates to MDGNTAAIMCERESSDAAGAYPITPSTQMGEYWAEEAAKGHLNISDRPLIFIEPEGEHAAAAVTAGLSMTGLRASNFSSGQGIAYMHESLYAAVGKRLTYVLNIGARAMTKSTLNVHAGHDDYHAVDDTGFFQLFAKKAQHVADLNIIAHKIAELALTPGIIAQDGFLTTHLIESLDLPERELIKEYLGKPDDIIKTPTPAQKIIYGENRRRIPELWDVDNPVMAGIVQNQDSYMQSVAAQRPFFFDHIKELTDQAFDEFYELTGRKYERVMTYKAEDADYLILGQGSVIPSAEAVVDYLRTTKKIKVGVVDLVMFRPFPADLISKILKGKKGVTILERLDQPLAVDSPIMRETRATIAKCIENGQNPKNPPFPELAIYKNGESPALYSGSFGMGSRDLQPEGLIGAIENMLPTGKHKKQFYLSIDFVRETAFTPKQRAYQENIQDAYPKVKELSIRGSENPNLMPKNAVTVRFHSIGGWGAITTGKNLAMTLFELLGYDIKANPKYGSEKKGQPTTYYLAAAPEPIRINCEYFFVDVVLSPDPNVFKHTNALAGLKKGGCFIIQSDKKKPEEVWNDIPKQYQKIIVDNDIHIFYIDGFKIAREEASDPELQLRMQGIAFQGAFFAASPIMKNAGLTDETLLKAIEDQLQHKFGGKGQRVVDDNMRVVKRGFDEIHEITEKVVKDKTVELAKVQETLELPRMLKELPQSQSKLSDIHRFWEQTGNFYLQGMGNDNLTDPFIGLSLMPATTSLFRDMTGIRFEHPEWIANNCTACGDCYTVCPDTAIPGLVSELSDVMDTVLKRVKKDHAKLEYLPKSIRQIESKTRKLFNEAHEGATVNNLINDAIDDVLKESNNSNGLAEEMEWFREELGDFQFALTRPYYDLHEKKEANSGGLFSININPNTCKGCMECVAVCEDDALRPIIQTEGTVARLRKDWDFWTDLPNTPKKFNRIDDLNEKIGPLETILLNKDAYLNFASGDGACLGCSEKSVIHIFIATVESLMQARIEKHVAHISKLIEDLEKHIQNKLMSDVNITDAATISKIISEVHDSDLTIAGITEKIEKEKGSKPIDQEWLNDVSQILAKLKQLKWKYTDGVTGQGRSKMGMSNATGCTSVWGSTYPFNPYPFPWANHLFQDSTSMAMGIFEGHMAKMAEGFKTIRKAELELQGKYNPREHNDFFTYFNWNNFSEEEWLLCPPVVALGGDGAMYDIGFQNLSRLMASGKPIKVVVVDTQVYSNTGGQACTSGFIGQVSDMAQYGKAWQGKSEPRKEIGLIAMAHRNTYVLQATLANTSQMIEGFIDGLNTKRPALFNLYTTCQPEHGVADDLGVHQAKLAVESRAYPLFKYNPDLGIKPEEAFDLSGNPAMKDNWPSYKLKYIENGREKSMDLAMTFADFAITEARFRKHFRKAPRDTWNDNMIVLSEFLELSEDEREGKFPFIWAVDRQQKLNRVLVAKRIVESCEERRDFWIMLRSIAGINLKEVEEPEDLEGKIRGEIIAKLSQGLMKLAGGQTSDLDTIEISESKPLDSKTDTPANSTSESDNGYMAPWLETEECTSCDECIKLNSNIFEYNGDKKAFIKNPDGGPYSDLVKAAEKCTAQVIHPGLPKDKTEKDMEKWIKRAEKFN; encoded by the coding sequence ATGGATGGCAATACCGCTGCCATTATGTGTGAACGAGAATCTTCCGATGCAGCCGGAGCCTACCCTATTACACCTTCCACACAAATGGGTGAATACTGGGCTGAAGAAGCAGCTAAAGGACATTTGAATATTTCAGATAGACCATTAATTTTTATAGAGCCTGAAGGTGAACATGCGGCGGCGGCCGTTACAGCAGGACTCTCTATGACTGGCCTTCGCGCTTCAAATTTTTCCAGTGGTCAGGGCATTGCATATATGCATGAATCCTTGTATGCCGCAGTTGGAAAGAGATTGACCTATGTGTTAAATATCGGTGCCAGGGCCATGACCAAATCAACGCTCAACGTTCATGCCGGTCATGATGATTATCACGCTGTGGACGATACCGGTTTTTTCCAACTTTTTGCCAAGAAAGCACAACATGTTGCTGATTTAAATATCATCGCTCATAAAATTGCAGAATTAGCGCTGACACCGGGAATAATTGCTCAGGATGGATTTTTAACTACGCATTTAATTGAATCCCTTGATCTTCCCGAAAGAGAATTAATAAAAGAGTATCTCGGAAAACCCGATGATATTATAAAAACGCCTACTCCGGCTCAAAAAATAATTTATGGTGAAAACAGGAGAAGAATTCCGGAATTATGGGATGTAGATAATCCGGTAATGGCGGGAATCGTTCAAAATCAGGATTCTTATATGCAGAGTGTTGCTGCTCAAAGGCCTTTCTTTTTTGATCATATCAAAGAATTAACGGATCAGGCTTTTGATGAATTCTATGAGCTTACAGGTCGAAAATACGAGAGGGTCATGACCTATAAGGCAGAAGATGCAGATTATCTTATTTTAGGCCAGGGAAGTGTAATTCCAAGTGCAGAAGCAGTTGTCGATTATTTGAGAACAACCAAAAAAATCAAAGTTGGTGTTGTAGATCTCGTGATGTTCAGACCCTTCCCCGCCGACCTGATCAGTAAAATTTTAAAAGGTAAAAAAGGAGTTACAATTCTAGAACGACTGGATCAACCTTTGGCGGTTGATTCGCCTATAATGCGCGAAACGCGAGCTACCATCGCAAAATGCATTGAGAACGGTCAAAATCCTAAAAATCCTCCTTTCCCAGAACTCGCTATTTATAAAAATGGTGAATCTCCTGCACTTTATTCGGGCTCATTTGGAATGGGAAGCCGCGATTTACAACCAGAAGGTCTAATTGGAGCCATAGAAAATATGCTCCCGACTGGAAAACATAAAAAACAATTCTATTTATCCATTGATTTTGTAAGAGAAACTGCCTTTACACCAAAACAAAGAGCCTATCAGGAAAACATTCAGGATGCCTATCCCAAGGTCAAAGAATTGTCAATTCGCGGTTCTGAGAATCCAAATTTGATGCCTAAAAATGCTGTAACAGTGAGATTTCACTCAATTGGTGGATGGGGTGCCATAACCACCGGGAAGAATCTTGCAATGACCCTTTTTGAGCTTTTAGGATATGATATAAAAGCCAATCCTAAATACGGTTCTGAAAAAAAAGGTCAGCCAACTACCTACTATTTGGCAGCTGCACCTGAGCCAATAAGAATTAATTGCGAATACTTTTTTGTCGATGTAGTATTATCACCAGATCCTAACGTTTTTAAACATACCAATGCACTGGCAGGATTAAAAAAAGGTGGCTGCTTCATCATTCAAAGTGACAAAAAGAAACCTGAAGAAGTTTGGAATGACATTCCAAAACAATATCAAAAAATTATCGTCGATAATGATATCCATATTTTTTATATCGATGGATTTAAAATTGCCAGAGAAGAAGCCAGCGATCCCGAATTGCAACTAAGAATGCAGGGAATTGCATTCCAGGGTGCATTTTTTGCCGCTTCACCTATTATGAAAAATGCCGGTTTGACCGATGAAACTCTTCTCAAAGCAATTGAGGATCAACTCCAGCATAAGTTTGGCGGAAAAGGACAACGCGTGGTCGATGACAATATGCGTGTGGTCAAGAGAGGCTTTGATGAGATACATGAAATCACTGAAAAAGTGGTAAAAGATAAAACTGTCGAGCTCGCAAAAGTTCAGGAGACCTTAGAATTGCCAAGGATGCTAAAAGAACTTCCCCAAAGTCAATCTAAACTCAGTGATATTCATCGCTTTTGGGAACAAACAGGCAATTTTTACTTGCAGGGCATGGGAAATGATAACCTGACTGATCCATTCATAGGTTTGAGTTTGATGCCGGCGACCACTTCTCTTTTCAGAGACATGACAGGGATTCGTTTTGAACATCCGGAATGGATAGCCAATAATTGTACAGCCTGTGGTGATTGTTATACAGTATGTCCTGACACGGCCATTCCCGGATTGGTGAGTGAACTTTCAGATGTAATGGATACCGTATTAAAAAGAGTAAAAAAGGATCATGCGAAGCTTGAGTATTTACCAAAATCGATAAGGCAAATTGAAAGCAAAACAAGAAAACTTTTCAATGAAGCGCATGAGGGGGCTACAGTAAATAATTTGATCAACGATGCCATCGATGACGTGCTGAAAGAATCAAACAACAGCAATGGTCTGGCTGAAGAAATGGAATGGTTTAGAGAAGAACTCGGCGATTTTCAATTCGCTTTAACCAGACCTTACTATGATTTGCACGAAAAGAAAGAAGCAAATAGTGGAGGTTTATTCAGCATTAATATCAATCCAAATACCTGCAAAGGCTGTATGGAATGTGTTGCTGTTTGCGAAGACGATGCATTAAGACCAATAATTCAGACTGAGGGAACTGTAGCGCGTTTGAGAAAAGATTGGGATTTCTGGACAGATTTACCAAATACTCCAAAAAAATTCAATCGAATTGATGATCTGAATGAAAAAATAGGCCCTTTAGAAACAATTCTATTAAACAAAGATGCCTACTTAAATTTCGCGAGTGGAGATGGAGCCTGTTTGGGATGTTCTGAAAAATCAGTGATCCATATTTTTATCGCCACAGTAGAATCTTTAATGCAAGCCCGGATAGAAAAACATGTAGCACATATTTCAAAATTAATTGAAGATCTGGAAAAGCATATTCAGAATAAATTAATGTCTGATGTTAATATTACCGATGCTGCTACTATTTCTAAAATTATTTCAGAGGTGCATGATTCCGATTTGACCATAGCGGGAATTACAGAAAAGATAGAAAAGGAAAAAGGTTCAAAACCAATAGATCAGGAATGGTTAAATGATGTAAGTCAGATTCTTGCGAAATTAAAACAGCTCAAATGGAAGTACACGGATGGAGTTACCGGTCAAGGGAGATCAAAAATGGGAATGAGCAATGCCACGGGTTGTACCTCTGTATGGGGTAGCACATACCCTTTCAATCCCTATCCTTTCCCATGGGCAAACCATTTATTCCAGGATTCAACCTCAATGGCTATGGGTATTTTTGAAGGTCATATGGCCAAAATGGCTGAAGGATTCAAAACCATTCGTAAAGCAGAATTGGAATTACAGGGAAAATATAATCCTCGTGAACACAATGATTTCTTCACCTATTTCAATTGGAATAACTTTAGCGAAGAAGAATGGCTCTTATGTCCACCGGTTGTAGCCCTGGGTGGCGATGGTGCCATGTATGATATAGGTTTTCAAAATCTTTCAAGATTGATGGCTTCCGGAAAACCGATCAAGGTTGTTGTTGTCGATACCCAGGTGTATTCCAATACGGGTGGACAAGCTTGTACTTCAGGTTTTATTGGGCAAGTTTCGGATATGGCTCAATATGGAAAAGCCTGGCAGGGTAAATCTGAACCGAGGAAAGAAATTGGTCTAATTGCTATGGCACATAGAAATACCTACGTACTGCAGGCAACATTGGCAAATACAAGTCAAATGATCGAAGGCTTCATCGATGGACTCAATACCAAAAGACCGGCTTTATTTAATTTATACACTACTTGCCAACCGGAACACGGTGTAGCCGATGATCTTGGTGTACATCAGGCTAAGCTCGCTGTAGAATCAAGAGCTTATCCACTTTTCAAATACAATCCGGATCTTGGAATCAAGCCGGAAGAAGCATTTGATTTGTCAGGAAATCCTGCAATGAAAGATAATTGGCCAAGTTATAAGCTAAAATACATTGAAAATGGTCGTGAAAAATCAATGGATTTAGCAATGACATTTGCCGATTTTGCAATCACAGAAGCGCGATTTAGAAAGCATTTCAGAAAAGCCCCAAGGGATACCTGGAATGACAATATGATTGTTTTGTCAGAATTTCTGGAATTGTCTGAAGATGAAAGAGAAGGTAAATTTCCTTTTATATGGGCAGTAGACAGACAACAAAAATTAAATCGTGTTTTAGTTGCAAAAAGAATAGTCGAATCCTGTGAAGAAAGACGTGATTTTTGGATTATGCTCAGGTCAATTGCCGGCATAAACTTGAAAGAAGTTGAAGAACCTGAAGATCTCGAAGGAAAGATAAGAGGGGAAATTATTGCAAAATTATCTCAGGGTCTTATGAAATTGGCAGGAGGGCAGACTTCCGATTTAGATACCATCGAAATTTCAGAGTCAAAACCGCTGGATTCAAAAACTGATACTCCGGCTAATTCTACTTCAGAATCCGATAATGGATATATGGCTCCCTGGTTAGAAACGGAAGAATGTACCTCATGTGATGAATGTATCAAACTCAATTCCAACATTTTTGAGTACAATGGCGATAAAAAAGCCTTTATAAAGAATCCGGATGGAGGACCTTATTCAGATCTTGTAAAAGCGGCAGAAAAATGTACAGCTCAGGTGATTCATCCCGGGTTACCAAAAGATAAGACGGAAAAAGACATGGAAAAATGGATTAAAAGGGCTGAAAAATTTAATTGA
- a CDS encoding carboxy terminal-processing peptidase, whose translation MKNKALITLLFLSILVLFNSGKPEFTDQKDQILLKLVYNSLNANHYQPRDVNDNYSEDVFDLYLKRLDYSKRFFLEEDIDKLKSFRTDIDDEIKSSEYKFLDLSIELLNKRIDEAKSYYEVALKKPFDYSQNENFETDSDKRSYAKTKKELKERWFYSMKYETLIRLNSTFTSNEDKVKEEQKSFAELEEKARKKVLDNTEKWFDRLAKQEREDWISLYINTLANVYDPHTGYFPPKDKEDFDIEMSGRFEGIGARLMQKDDYIEITEIIPGSASWKQGELEAGDLILEVGSGDELIDVVGMRVDHAVKYIRGPKGTEVRLTVKKKDGVIKIIPIIRDVVELEQTYARSSVLKNPQVENGVGYVYLPKFYANFNSEDGRTSSGDVKAEIEKLKKENVSGIIIDLRNNGGGSLQDVVKIAGLFIESGPIVQVKARNRPPYILRDTDPEVVYDGPLVIMTNFFSASASEILAAAMQDYHRGIVIGSESTFGKGTVQSFVDLDRYVNVLRNKDESDDFPSLGSIKMTFQKFYRIDGRSTQLRGVRPDIILPDTYEKIDLGEKEQDFALAWDEIPQSDYETAFPEAFMDKLSLAKQKSNSRIDTSTVFKIIHENALRLKKQREETLISLNFDKYRAFQEKRKEENKSIEKTKSKIKTLQILPIEEDKLLMEQDSVFSAKREKWFNNLKKDYYVNEAVNVIGDINSVN comes from the coding sequence ATGAAGAATAAAGCTCTAATAACTTTATTATTTCTTTCAATCCTGGTCTTGTTTAACTCAGGCAAGCCCGAATTCACTGATCAAAAAGATCAGATACTCCTTAAATTAGTTTACAATAGTTTAAATGCTAACCACTACCAACCCAGAGATGTTAATGACAACTATTCAGAAGACGTTTTCGACTTATACCTCAAAAGGTTAGATTATAGTAAAAGATTTTTTCTAGAGGAGGATATAGACAAGCTGAAATCATTCAGAACGGACATTGATGATGAAATCAAATCTTCGGAATACAAATTTCTCGACCTTTCCATAGAACTGTTGAATAAAAGAATTGATGAGGCAAAAAGTTATTATGAAGTAGCATTAAAAAAGCCTTTTGATTATTCCCAGAATGAAAATTTTGAGACCGACTCAGACAAACGCTCCTATGCTAAAACCAAAAAAGAATTAAAGGAAAGATGGTTTTACAGTATGAAATACGAAACACTCATTCGTCTTAATTCCACTTTCACAAGTAACGAAGATAAAGTCAAAGAAGAACAGAAAAGCTTTGCTGAATTGGAAGAAAAGGCCAGAAAAAAGGTTTTGGACAACACGGAAAAATGGTTTGATCGCCTGGCTAAGCAAGAGCGGGAGGATTGGATTTCATTATATATAAATACGCTGGCCAATGTTTATGATCCACATACCGGGTATTTCCCGCCAAAAGATAAGGAGGATTTTGACATCGAAATGTCCGGGCGATTTGAAGGAATTGGAGCACGCCTTATGCAAAAAGACGATTACATAGAAATCACTGAAATTATTCCGGGCAGCGCAAGCTGGAAACAAGGCGAATTAGAGGCCGGTGATTTGATCCTGGAAGTTGGCTCGGGTGATGAATTAATCGATGTGGTAGGAATGAGGGTGGATCATGCTGTAAAATATATACGCGGGCCTAAAGGCACTGAGGTTCGTCTTACGGTCAAGAAAAAAGACGGAGTCATAAAAATTATTCCGATTATTCGAGATGTTGTTGAACTTGAACAAACCTATGCTCGCTCAAGCGTATTAAAAAATCCTCAGGTGGAAAATGGGGTAGGCTATGTTTATTTGCCAAAATTCTATGCAAATTTTAATAGCGAAGATGGCCGAACTTCTTCGGGAGATGTTAAGGCAGAAATAGAAAAACTAAAAAAAGAAAACGTATCAGGAATAATCATTGACCTGAGAAATAATGGTGGTGGCTCATTACAGGACGTTGTTAAGATTGCAGGACTATTTATTGAAAGCGGACCTATTGTTCAGGTTAAAGCCAGAAACCGGCCCCCATATATATTGAGAGATACAGATCCTGAGGTAGTTTATGATGGGCCATTGGTAATAATGACCAACTTTTTTAGTGCATCTGCCTCTGAAATTCTGGCAGCTGCAATGCAGGATTATCACAGAGGTATTGTAATTGGAAGCGAATCGACTTTCGGCAAAGGAACCGTTCAAAGTTTTGTTGATCTCGACCGCTATGTAAATGTTTTGAGAAATAAAGATGAATCAGATGACTTTCCGTCATTGGGGTCTATAAAAATGACCTTTCAGAAATTTTATAGAATTGATGGTCGGTCTACACAATTAAGAGGGGTAAGGCCTGACATAATTCTACCGGATACTTATGAAAAAATTGACCTGGGTGAAAAGGAACAGGATTTTGCTTTGGCCTGGGATGAAATTCCTCAGTCCGATTATGAAACAGCATTTCCCGAAGCGTTTATGGATAAATTGAGTCTTGCTAAACAAAAAAGCAATTCAAGGATCGATACAAGTACTGTTTTTAAAATAATCCACGAAAATGCCTTAAGACTCAAAAAACAAAGAGAAGAGACACTAATTTCCCTGAACTTTGATAAATATCGTGCATTTCAAGAAAAGAGAAAAGAAGAGAATAAATCGATTGAAAAAACTAAATCGAAAATAAAAACACTTCAAATACTCCCAATAGAAGAGGATAAATTATTGATGGAACAGGACTCTGTTTTCAGTGCAAAAAGAGAAAAATGGTTTAATAATCTTAAAAAGGACTATTACGTCAATGAAGCTGTTAATGTGATTGGTGATATAAACAGTGTCAATTAA
- a CDS encoding rhodanese-like domain-containing protein: MKHLTFITILVIVNSFSCQVNGQNIKVLDPKQYEASISEIENVQLVDIRTPKEYNQGHILGSENINFYDSDFETRMLQLDKSKPVMLYCASGGRSANASDKLSKLGFTQIIDLKGGIRAWTAAGKTIAKD, encoded by the coding sequence ATGAAGCATCTAACATTTATTACAATCCTAGTAATAGTAAATAGCTTTTCCTGCCAGGTCAATGGCCAGAATATTAAAGTACTTGACCCAAAACAATATGAAGCAAGTATTTCTGAAATTGAAAATGTTCAACTTGTCGATATCAGAACGCCAAAAGAATATAATCAGGGTCACATTTTGGGTTCAGAGAATATAAATTTCTACGATTCGGATTTTGAAACAAGAATGCTACAACTCGATAAATCTAAACCGGTAATGCTGTATTGCGCATCCGGAGGAAGAAGCGCTAATGCTTCGGATAAATTAAGCAAACTGGGATTCACCCAGATTATAGATTTAAAGGGAGGAATTAGAGCCTGGACAGCCGCAGGAAAAACCATTGCCAAAGATTAA
- a CDS encoding MFS transporter — MDFMIMMPLGPQLMRIFGISPGEFSLLVSAYTFSAGIIGFVATFFLDRFDRRSAILFIYAGFIIGTMACAFSPNYLILLMCRSLTGAFGGILGALVLSIVGDAIPHERRGAAIGTVMAAFSAASVFGVPFGLYLASIFNWHSPFIFLGIAGVLIWILLFRIMPVMRDHLEEKSERKGPLTIILDFAKDKNVINALLFTICLIMGQFSVIPFISPYMVKNVGFTEIQLSYIYLIGGGLTFFSSPLIGKLADRYGKINVFTTFGVLAIIPILFTTHLPPVSIFLALLVTSSFFVIVSGRMIPATTMVTSVVLPRKRGSFMSLRTAVLQMTSGTASLIAGLIIIESENGELLNYDYVGYFAVFFSLIALYFGRKLKVAD, encoded by the coding sequence ATGGACTTCATGATAATGATGCCATTAGGGCCTCAACTTATGCGAATTTTTGGAATTTCTCCGGGAGAATTTTCCTTACTGGTTTCCGCTTACACCTTTAGTGCAGGTATTATTGGATTTGTGGCTACTTTTTTTCTCGATCGATTTGATCGCAGGTCAGCCATATTATTCATTTATGCAGGCTTCATAATCGGAACTATGGCCTGTGCATTTTCACCGAATTATTTGATTTTGCTAATGTGTCGCTCGCTCACCGGTGCCTTTGGCGGGATTTTGGGAGCTCTGGTCTTATCCATTGTCGGAGATGCGATTCCACATGAAAGAAGAGGAGCAGCCATAGGAACCGTCATGGCAGCATTCTCCGCCGCCTCTGTGTTTGGTGTTCCTTTTGGTCTTTACCTGGCGAGCATATTCAATTGGCATAGCCCATTTATATTCCTCGGTATCGCCGGAGTATTAATATGGATACTTTTGTTCAGGATAATGCCTGTAATGCGGGATCATTTAGAAGAGAAAAGCGAAAGAAAAGGGCCACTAACTATTATTCTTGATTTCGCTAAGGACAAAAATGTAATCAATGCCTTATTATTTACAATTTGTCTCATTATGGGGCAGTTTTCTGTAATTCCTTTTATCAGTCCATATATGGTTAAGAATGTTGGATTTACAGAGATACAATTATCTTATATCTACCTGATAGGAGGGGGTTTGACCTTCTTTTCATCTCCATTGATCGGTAAACTGGCAGATAGATATGGCAAAATAAATGTGTTTACAACATTTGGTGTTCTGGCAATTATACCCATCCTTTTTACTACACATTTACCTCCGGTTTCTATATTCCTCGCATTGCTGGTTACATCCTCATTTTTTGTCATTGTTTCGGGAAGAATGATTCCTGCCACTACCATGGTTACTTCTGTAGTACTTCCCAGAAAGAGGGGTAGTTTTATGAGTTTGAGAACTGCTGTTCTTCAAATGACTTCGGGAACGGCCAGCCTCATCGCCGGTTTGATTATTATTGAATCTGAAAACGGTGAATTGCTCAATTATGACTATGTAGGCTATTTTGCAGTCTTTTTTAGTTTGATAGCCCTTTATTTTGGAAGAAAGCTAAAAGTTGCTGATTAA
- a CDS encoding diacylglycerol kinase family lipid kinase: MNNFKHILFLINPVSGSAKSNCIEILEQIKPKDYHFEYLVWKEANEKDQLIRDINLSEAEVLVAVGGDGTINFLAELVLRKDKVLGIIPSGSGNGLARHLKIPLDKKKAIKRLLISEVKQIDVASVNGNYFLCTAGVGFDALIGKEFAKRDSTGFWGYVKKVINRVFNYTPEIYRLKFGHSVIEKEAYMITFANASQYGNNAFIAPQASVKDGKLNICIMKPFPLIMALPIAFRLFTKSLDKSKYLETLTLSEISIDRNPGPVHLDGDPYEMNGSLNIKILPKKIKVIY; this comes from the coding sequence ATGAATAATTTCAAACATATATTATTTCTGATCAATCCGGTTTCAGGTTCTGCAAAGTCAAATTGTATTGAAATTCTAGAACAAATTAAACCTAAAGATTATCATTTCGAATACTTGGTTTGGAAAGAAGCCAATGAAAAAGACCAACTGATAAGAGATATTAATTTATCGGAAGCTGAAGTATTGGTTGCAGTTGGTGGAGACGGAACAATTAATTTTTTGGCAGAATTAGTGTTGAGAAAAGATAAGGTATTAGGAATTATTCCTTCAGGTTCGGGTAATGGATTGGCCAGGCATTTAAAAATTCCTCTTGATAAAAAAAAGGCCATTAAAAGACTTTTAATTTCTGAGGTTAAACAAATAGATGTCGCTTCAGTAAATGGCAATTATTTTTTATGCACTGCTGGTGTTGGGTTCGATGCATTAATTGGTAAAGAATTTGCAAAAAGAGATTCAACAGGGTTCTGGGGCTATGTTAAGAAGGTAATTAATCGTGTATTTAATTATACTCCGGAAATATACCGACTTAAATTTGGCCATTCAGTAATTGAAAAAGAAGCTTATATGATCACATTTGCAAATGCATCTCAATATGGGAATAATGCTTTTATTGCTCCTCAGGCAAGTGTGAAAGATGGAAAATTAAATATTTGTATAATGAAGCCTTTTCCATTGATAATGGCTTTACCAATCGCATTCAGATTGTTTACCAAAAGTTTAGATAAATCGAAATATCTTGAAACGCTAACTCTTTCAGAAATCAGTATAGATAGAAATCCCGGACCCGTACATCTTGATGGTGACCCCTACGAAATGAACGGTTCATTAAATATTAAAATACTGCCCAAAAAAATAAAAGTGATTTATTAA
- a CDS encoding glycosyl transferase, translating to MKKRVLFAIQGEGRGHMTQSLALKEILNNGKFELVGAIIGKSSRRKIPNFVRDGLEVEIFEIRSPNFITDAQNKGLDIRRSITFNLSLLPKFYGSLKEIDLIIKRYRPDIVINFYEPLIGLYNRFFNPTFKTICIAHQYLTLHSGFKMPNGFRLERKSLQFFSALTSYKSSAKLGLSFYEMEDDRKNNVFVIPPLLRPEIKSLEVRHGDYILVYLLNKGYKSSIEEWHAKNKSIAIHCFSDDPDVEEELIFDETLTYHQLNGEKFLNMMSGCMALVSTAGFESVCEAMFLNKPVLMVPVEGHYEQFVNSRDAYKAGAGVYSDHFDIDKLMDYLKDGARSMNIFKNWANQADSKILRLINRVINE from the coding sequence ATGAAAAAAAGAGTGCTTTTTGCAATTCAAGGAGAAGGCAGAGGGCATATGACTCAATCACTGGCCCTAAAAGAAATTCTTAACAATGGTAAATTTGAACTGGTTGGAGCAATCATAGGCAAAAGTTCAAGAAGAAAAATACCCAACTTTGTTCGTGATGGACTGGAAGTCGAAATATTTGAAATTCGCAGTCCCAATTTTATTACGGATGCTCAAAACAAAGGTCTGGACATAAGGCGATCAATAACATTCAATCTAAGCCTTTTGCCAAAGTTTTATGGCAGTCTCAAAGAAATTGATTTAATCATAAAAAGATACCGACCGGATATTGTCATTAATTTTTATGAACCTCTCATTGGACTTTATAACAGGTTCTTTAATCCAACATTCAAAACTATTTGTATTGCACATCAATATTTGACATTACACTCGGGATTTAAAATGCCAAATGGCTTTCGCCTGGAAAGGAAATCACTTCAATTCTTCTCCGCATTAACTTCTTACAAAAGTTCGGCGAAACTTGGCCTTTCATTTTATGAAATGGAAGATGATAGAAAAAATAATGTATTTGTTATTCCTCCATTACTAAGACCTGAAATAAAAAGTTTAGAAGTGCGCCATGGAGATTATATTCTGGTCTACTTGTTGAACAAAGGTTATAAATCTAGTATAGAGGAATGGCATGCAAAAAATAAAAGCATAGCGATTCATTGTTTTAGCGATGATCCTGATGTCGAGGAAGAATTAATATTTGATGAAACCCTGACCTATCACCAACTCAATGGTGAAAAATTTTTAAATATGATGTCTGGGTGTATGGCATTGGTTAGTACAGCAGGTTTTGAATCGGTATGCGAAGCCATGTTTCTAAATAAACCTGTATTAATGGTTCCTGTTGAAGGGCATTATGAGCAATTCGTTAATTCAAGAGATGCGTACAAAGCCGGAGCAGGTGTTTATTCTGATCACTTCGATATAGATAAATTAATGGATTACCTAAAGGATGGAGCCAGGTCAATGAATATTTTTAAGAATTGGGCCAATCAGGCTGATTCTAAAATTTTAAGATTGATCAATAGAGTTATCAATGAATAA